In a single window of the Erinaceus europaeus chromosome 21, mEriEur2.1, whole genome shotgun sequence genome:
- the LOC132535260 gene encoding ubiquitin-conjugating enzyme E2 E1-like — protein MSDDDSRASTSSSSSSSSNQQTEKETNAPKKKESKVSMSKNSKLLSTSAKRIQKELADITLDPPPNCR, from the exons ATGTCGGATGACGATTCGAGGGCCAGCACCAGCTCCTCCTCATCTTCGTCCTCCAACCAGCAAACCGAGAAGGAAACAAACGCCCCCAAGAAGAAGGAGAGTAAAGTCAGCATGAGTAAAAACTCCAAGCTCCTCTCCACCAGCGCCAAGAG GATCCAGAAGGAGCTGGCGGACATCACCCTGGACCCTCCGCCTAACTGCAGGTGA